From Streptomyces sp. Edi4, one genomic window encodes:
- a CDS encoding DUF6274 family protein — protein MAASASQSVRHETRALLRAHLSAALGYRHLTRHCAVCHRLLRLAMEVSVPTDSADPEDESPSTR, from the coding sequence ATGGCGGCGTCGGCATCGCAATCGGTGAGGCACGAGACGCGTGCGCTGCTGCGCGCCCACCTGTCGGCCGCTCTGGGCTATCGCCACCTCACCCGGCACTGCGCGGTCTGCCATCGCCTCCTGCGGCTCGCCATGGAGGTTTCCGTCCCCACTGACTCCGCGGACCCCGAGGACGAAAGTCCTTCCACCCGGTGA
- the bldC gene encoding developmental transcriptional regulator BldC, with protein MTARTPDAEPLLTPAEVATMFRVDPKTVTRWAKAGKLTSIRTLGGHRRYREAEVRALLAGIPQQRSEA; from the coding sequence ATGACCGCTCGCACCCCTGATGCCGAGCCGCTGCTGACCCCGGCTGAGGTCGCCACGATGTTCCGCGTGGACCCGAAGACGGTGACCCGCTGGGCCAAGGCTGGCAAGCTCACGTCCATCCGCACGCTGGGTGGACATCGCCGGTACCGCGAGGCAGAGGTCCGCGCACTGCTGGCGGGTATTCCGCAGCAGCGCAGCGAGGCCTGA